GAATTATTGGCTTTTTTGCAGCAGCAAGGTATAAAGCATTATCAAGAATGGACAAGTTTTCGTCATACATTTAGCCACTTTCATTTAGATATTTACCCAATTTATGCACAATTAACCCCACCTATTGAGCAACAAGAGCGTACAGATTGGCGAAAAATTGCAGAAAAAACGGCGAAATATAAATCTCAGGTAGGCACTGAACTTAAATATTGGTATGATCCTGATAATCCTGAACCGATAGGATTAGCCACACCAGTGAAAAATTTATTATGTCAATTTCAACAACATAAACTTAATTTTAGTTAAGTTGTGGAATTTTTTATTCATCATTTAAACGAGAGGGTATTATGGCAAGAACCGTTTTTTGTGAGTATTTAAAACAAGAGGCAGAAGGCTTGGATTTTCAGCTTTATCCTGGAGAACTTGGAAAACGTATTTTTGATTCTATCAGTAAACAAGCCTGGAGCGAGTGGCTGAAAAAGCAAACAATGCTAGTAAATGAAAAAAAACTCAATATGATGAATGTAGAACATCGCCAATTACTTGAGCGAGAAATGGTAAGTTTTTTGTTTGAAGGAAAAGATGTACATATTGAAGGTTATGTTCCACCATCAGAAAAATAAGTTATGAAAAAATATCTTGCATGGGCGATAGTGCCTTTTCTTTTTGCTTGTAGTAGTTCAAATAAATCCGTTGATCCCTTTGATGAGGCCTTTATTAAGGATACGAGAGGGTTAGATATTTT
Above is a window of Volucribacter amazonae DNA encoding:
- a CDS encoding oxidative damage protection protein, with the translated sequence MARTVFCEYLKQEAEGLDFQLYPGELGKRIFDSISKQAWSEWLKKQTMLVNEKKLNMMNVEHRQLLEREMVSFLFEGKDVHIEGYVPPSEK